In Citrus sinensis cultivar Valencia sweet orange chromosome 4, DVS_A1.0, whole genome shotgun sequence, one DNA window encodes the following:
- the LOC102628563 gene encoding transcription repressor OFP13 — MGKKMMKLQWPSCKYPKTLSFRAAGAVDDDIFKTVNSVFFDPCIDNNGVEVQTPESWFTNSSLSESASYSTESHEDHPVDNESLEIIVREARSERLFFDPGGETSSILEEAKSSSSSSDEAAAAAAAAAFSPFKESVVLAMDSENPYVDFRRSMEEMVETHGLIKDWDCLEELLGWYLRVNGKKHHGFIVDAFVDLLASFAAAAPTNHNHHHDSTYFSAISSFNYSSSSSLSPNLGSNRQIYDDEKKLVVS; from the coding sequence ATggggaagaagatgatgaagctGCAATGGCCTTCTTGCAAGTACCCCAAGACTCTTTCTTTCAGAGCTGCTGGTGCTGTAGATGATGACATTTTCAAGACTGTTAACTCTGTCTTCTTTGATCCTTGTATTGATAACAATGGAGTTGAAGTTCAAACACCTGAGTCTTGGTTCACAAACTCATCATTATCCGAGTCAGCCAGTTACTCTACGGAGTCTCATGAAGATCATCCAGTCGATAACGAGTCATTGGAGATCATTGTACGCGAAGCAAGATCGGAGAGGCTCTTCTTCGATCCCGGAGGTGAAACAAGTTCCATTCTCGAAGAagcaaaatcatcatcatcatcatctgatgaagcagcagcagcagctgctGCTGCAGCGTTTAGTCCGTTCAAAGAAAGTGTTGTGTTAGCAATGGATTCGGAGAACCCCTACGTTGATTTCAGAAGATCAATGGAGGAAATGGTGGAGACACATGGGTTGATCAAAGATTGGGATTGTTTGGAAGAATTGTTGGGGTGGTATTTGAGAGTTAATGGGAAGAAGCATCATGGGTTTATTGTTGATGCTTTTGTTGATTTGCTTGCGAGTTTTGCAGCTGCAGCACCAACAAatcataatcatcatcatgatTCTACTTATTTTTCAgccatttcttcttttaattattcttcATCTTCTAGTTTATCTCCTAATTTGGGTTCAAATCGTCAGATTTATGACGATGAAAAAAAGTTAGTAGTATCTTAG